ATCGGGTGACCCCGATCCCAACAGCGTTGTGATTTGGACTCGTCTGGCTCCCGACCTCTTAAATGGAGGTGGAATGCCACCGAAGAATGTACCAATTCACTGGGAAGTGTCTACTGATGAACAGATGAAGCGCATTGTCTCCAGAGGCACAGTAGTGGCAACCCCAGAACTAGCTCACTCGGTGCGAGTTGTGGTAGAAGGACTACAGTCTGATACTTGGTACTGGTATCGCTTTTTTGTCAAAGATTACTCTAGCCCCATTGGACGCACTCGTACAGCACCTTTAGCAAATGGCTACTTGAGTAAGTTGAACTTTGCCCTTGTCTCCTGCCAAAACTATCAGCAAGGATTCTACACCGCTTACAAATATCTAGCGCAGGACGACCTTGATTTAGTAGTCCATGTTGGCGATTACATCTATGAAGGGGGAATCTCAACCACTGGCCCCAGACAACACAATAGTTCAGAGATTTTCACCTTAGAAGATTACCGCAACCGTCACGCCCTCTATAAAAGCGATACCAACCTGCAAGCAGCTCATGCAGCATTTCCGTGGATTGTTACCTGGGACGATCACGAGGTAGAAAATAACTACGCCAACTTCATCTCAGAAATTGATAGCGAACCAGATCAAAACCCGGAAATCTTCCTGCAACGTCGGGCTGTTGCTTATCAGGCTTACTACGAACACATGCCGTTGCGTCCGTCACAACGTCCGGTTGGCCCCAATGTGCAACTTTATCGTCGGCTGAACTTTGGTAATTTAGCAACCTTCCATGTGTTAGATACCCGCCAATATCGCACCGATCAGCCTTGTGATGATGGTACTAAACCACGTCCTTGTGGACTAGAACCGAATGGAACCATTACTGGTAAAGCACAGGAGGAATGGCTATATAATGGCTTAGATAAATCACAGGCTAAGTGGAACGTTTTAGCTCAGCAAGTTATAGTTGCTCAGGTAGACAGAACTGCGGGGCCAGGCGCAACCTATAGTATGGATAAGTGGGATGGTTATGTGGCTTCCCGCGATCGCCTTTTGCGTTTCTTAGAACAGCGTAAACCATCTAATCCAGTAGTCTTAACAGGCGATGTCCATAACCATTGGGCAATAAATTTAAAGGCTGACTTTAATAACCCACTATCTCCTACGGTGGGAAGTGAATTCGTTTGTAGTTCAATATCCTCCGGTGGAAATGGCTCAGACACTATCCCCAGTTACATCGCAGAAAACCCACAGGTTAAGTTTTACAACAATAGACGGGGATATGTTCGCTGTAATGTGACTCCCACAACCTGGAAGACAGATTATCTTGCGGTGTCAGAGGTGGAAACTCCATTTGGCACGATTAGCAAAAAGGCTTCATTTGTAGTTACAGATGGTAATCCAGAAATAAAACCCGCCTAATCGTTTAATTCCCAGGTATCGACACTAGAAAATCACAGATGAACACAGAGAAATTATCAGTGTTCATCTGTTTTTTCCTTTTCAGAAAACTGACTTTTGCAAGTTGATACTTTCTAACGTCCACTCGCTTTAGAAGATTAGCGATCGCACTATAAATCAATATCGTTCAGTTAAGAAAAATAGTAGTAGCGCGGCAAGCCTAAAATATTGGGTTAAAACAATCTAGAAAATACACCAACAAAAAAAATATTCTCTGATGACTCAACCCAACAAATTAAGCTTGCTG
The Nostoc punctiforme PCC 73102 genome window above contains:
- a CDS encoding alkaline phosphatase D family protein; this translates as MVDYRNFEQFLHSRMKRRNLIIGAGALSGLAIANQFSPQRAIAKDRFSDYPFTLGIASGDPDPNSVVIWTRLAPDLLNGGGMPPKNVPIHWEVSTDEQMKRIVSRGTVVATPELAHSVRVVVEGLQSDTWYWYRFFVKDYSSPIGRTRTAPLANGYLSKLNFALVSCQNYQQGFYTAYKYLAQDDLDLVVHVGDYIYEGGISTTGPRQHNSSEIFTLEDYRNRHALYKSDTNLQAAHAAFPWIVTWDDHEVENNYANFISEIDSEPDQNPEIFLQRRAVAYQAYYEHMPLRPSQRPVGPNVQLYRRLNFGNLATFHVLDTRQYRTDQPCDDGTKPRPCGLEPNGTITGKAQEEWLYNGLDKSQAKWNVLAQQVIVAQVDRTAGPGATYSMDKWDGYVASRDRLLRFLEQRKPSNPVVLTGDVHNHWAINLKADFNNPLSPTVGSEFVCSSISSGGNGSDTIPSYIAENPQVKFYNNRRGYVRCNVTPTTWKTDYLAVSEVETPFGTISKKASFVVTDGNPEIKPA